One Calliopsis andreniformis isolate RMS-2024a chromosome 9, iyCalAndr_principal, whole genome shotgun sequence genomic window carries:
- the Rab3-gef gene encoding rab3 GDP-GTP exchange factor isoform X1 — MDTQNKHLCPRLVDYLTIVGARLPSASRQPVQVPELLRRYPVEDHKDFPLPLDMVYFCQPEGCTSVGPKRTALREATSFTFTLTDKDSGKTRYGICVNFYRLVERVGGTVGSGVSTRRDKYNTTSRRESWGKSMEKSTDSAFSSDYRSSAVGPSDSEKECPSSRRDSDTPHVTSAPRLGITAPSGDSESGGSHPPSPRASRRRQKIRNHSLTSLCIISHHPFFSMFRECLFVLKKIIDACNESSSPQKVGASRQTNRDTVWSVLTGQVVKGAPSIVLHDVREIDTWILRLLSSPVPVPTKTRVEVEIVSQSIQPPLCFALPDHTRFSLVDFPLHLPLELLGVDICLKVLTLILLEHKIVLQSRDYNALSMSVMAFVTMIYPLEYMFPAIPLLPTCMSCAEQLLLAPTPFVIGIPATFLLYKTNFKMPDDIWLVDLDSNKINAPAGMGQDQLPPLPEPEGSILKNHLKQAMQLMDQSGSGAMSSMSTPQPLIQDTTPRTSLQTSSRRESITSHLSTLSVSSMKHRSSIDHHSQGSPLVSPSPSVASGPRRQSISQAAGSSSPQKPMSQNMPPFNPFIYGNDVDSVDIATRVAMVRFFNSQNLLANFTEHTRTLRLYPRPVVAFQINSFLRSRPRASHFLNKFARTQAVEFLAEWSLTPSNVAFLRVQTGVFDPAQIGDKPKWYAAGLDRIYCQVWDTGSSLANAIKAMREHESQPTDESGSDSDDAENTSSSYSSLSDFVSEMVSSDLSSSYNCSQVAQPQQMVLSVDTKHVYNPPSSLQYPGIEEEATVRPESPPSSSSSHSDLSSPSFNRDSEFELNPKAQEGSQSTNDKEEGGSFESDSASTITARTILSAQSSVGQFGVGTGSLTTPTISDTERPATSHRTSRVSRFCVPMQPSPASLQRHPSVGNVLSRGSSFGTGTGPMLPRQMSSSSSNDNSESSSVPRQLSLGAGAQKQPGEGMQRQGSISVTGNGVLRQGSQGSLFEQIATQAKDLVRETTRQSSQDGLLAQMDKLKHQAKEKITEAGEDSLFAPLEQLTQQTKKAMGEATKSVQEASKTALEASKTAAGVSKNTLDDLTYVGKSTFGDLTKSAKEVAAKKGLLKGLGESQQSPPPSPGMMQRRDSNSTQLVASDNRSGRRDIGRDFFSNISSDLNGIAAQTSSMFSDLFGSKNSSNRNTGPHAQSQKTDKKTPILGPFPKSKTGLVERSSLIKHSTNKSNQEDLQRMQNAERSSTNSDNQAFLTDVVNQVLAGEGVGWLKLNRLKKLMEDESYRDLVVSKLNKGLNKKISPDDHIDDVCVSKPVYKGMLKCLQAVAHGLGHTYNNFGLGGMASVFQLMEIAHTHYWSKDTSEGGFDSSLMSQASSPFGSRENLKSPQSPSQPEVTDASQKELPQVHLEMPPEHPSPASEGNQSTTDMFLDMFTKKGKFLSRLTSFDSESGRGGGTGSSEALSTDGGSIITNPAFRQAHQASFRSTVSDSEVEQGNFPRQTKQRTGSVWSSKSSLSTGFRYPGGSLVPTTAASPDVARTYLYEGLLGKERSSLWDQMQFWEDAFLDAVSQERDMIGMDQGPGEMMERYKSLSETEKKRLEHDEDRLLCTLLHNLTAILVMLNVDKNEVKRKVRRLLGKSHIGLIHSQELNQLLDKIQNYYGNDIDLKPLTSRQMHRQSFTVHAGVDAEGDLRFLEVRHDGLVLRSVNGVIVERWWYERLVNMTYSPKNKVLCLWRRNGGQTQLHKYYTKKCKELYYCIKDAMEKAAARGRGANIGIELGGEFPVQDMRTGEGGLLQVCMEGVGLLFANSKFFVRLDHIRKCFTQKDGIFVLEEFNPKTRQVIQRKYKSQMADQICYSVLCVFSYLAAGLENRKQHPNQQPQLQQSPQQQQQQQKQQQHQQHQQHQQHQQHQQHQQHQQHQQHQQQSQRQHSQQKQYQQQQQQQQQHQQTQQRSQHQTHQQRQQQAQQHQHSGSNTGQTGQSQKTQFEPFPKHH, encoded by the exons ATGGACACGCAGAACAAGCACCTGTGCCCCCGCCTGGTGGATTATCTCACCATCGTGGGGGCCAGACTACCCTCAGCCTCTCGCCAGCCTGTGCAG GTTCCAGAGTTATTACGAAGATACCCAGTGGAAGATCACAAAGATTTTCCATTACCCTTGGACATGGTCTACTTCTGCCAGCCAGAGGGTTGCACCAGCGTCGGACCTAAACGCACAGCCTTACGAGAGGCGACATCCTTCACCTTCACCCTCACGGATAAGGATTCTG GCAAGACTCGCTATGGCATCTGCGTGAACTTCTACCGGTTAGTAGAGAGGGTGGGCGGTACAGTTGGTAGTGGAGTCTCTACAAGAAGGGACAAATACAACACCACCTCGCGAAGGGAAAGCTGGGGGAAAAGCATGGAGAAGAGCACGGACTCTGCTTTTTCTAG CGACTATAGGAGCAGTGCAGTAGGGCCCAGCGATTCTGAGAAAGAATGTCCAAGCAGCAGAAGGGACTCAGACACCCCTCACGTAACCAGTGCGCCAAGATTAGGTATCACTGCTCCAAGTGGAGACAGTGAGAGCGGTGGAAGTCATCCCCCATCTCCTCGTGCTTCGCGAAGACGTCAG AAGATACGAAACCACTCGCTGACGTCGCTctgcatcatttctcaccatccGTTCTTTTCGATGTTCCGAGAATGTTTGTTCGTCCTGAAGAAGATTATCGACGCGTGCAATGAAAGCTCCTCACCGCAGAAAGTGGGAGCTTCTAGGCAGACTAACAG AGACACGGTGTGGAGCGTTCTGACAGGGCAAGTAGTGAAAGGGGCACCATCTATAGTGCTCCATGACGTCAGAGAAATAGATACCTGGATATTGCGACTCTTGAGCAGTCCAGTGCCTGTTCCCACGAAGACACGCGTCGAGGTCGAAATTGTGTCCCAAAGCATCCAACCACCCCTCTGTTTCGCCCTCCCAGATCATACTAGGTTCTCCCTCGTAGATTTCCCGCTACATTTGCCCTTGGAGCTTCTTGGCGTCGACATATGCTTGAAGGTCCTAACACTGATCCTCTTGGAGCATAAA ATCGTGTTGCAGTCCCGTGACTACAACGCCTTGTCGATGTCTGTGATGGCGTTCGTCACGATGATCTATCCTCTGGAGTACATGTTCCCCGCGATACCATTGTTACCAACATGCATGAGCTGCGCTGAGCAATTATTGCTCGCTCCGACACCGTTCGTCATCGGGATCCCAGCAACTTTtttattgtacaaaacgaacttTAAGATGCCAGACGACATCTGGTTGGTGGATCTAGACAGCAATAAGATAAACGCGCCGGCTGGTATGGGTCAGGATCAATTACCACCGTTGCCCGAGCCGGAAGGCAGCATACTGAAGAACCACTTGAAGCAG GCAATGCAACTGATGGACCAAAGTGGCTCTGGT GCAATGTCCAGCATGTCGACGCCACAGCCCCTGATTCAGGACACCACGCCGCGAACGTCGTTGCAAACTTCTAGTAGGAGGGAGAGCATCACTTCTCATCTGTCTACTTTAAG CGTATCCTCAATGAAACACAGATCGAGTATCGATCACCATTCCCAAGGTAGCCCACTGGTGTCCCCAAGTCCCAGCGTGGCCTCAGGGCCTCGTCGACAGTCAATATCCCAAGCTGCAGGTTCCTCGTCACCTCAGAAGCCCATGTCTCAAAATATGCCTCCATTCAACCCCTTCATTTATGGAAACGACGTGGACTCCGTGGACATCGCAACTAGAGTGGCAATGGTCCGCTTCTTCAACTCACAGAATCTGCTTGCGAACTTCACCGAGCACACGAGGACTTTGAGGCTGTACCCAAGGCCAGTGGTCGCCTTCCAAATCAACTCGTTCCTGCGTTCTAGGCCCAGAGCCAGCCATTTCTTGAACAAATTCGCGCGGACGCAAGCGGTGGAGTTCCTGGCCGAGTGGTCCTTGACGCCCAGCAACGTGGCATTCCTCAGGGTGCAGACTGGAGTGTTCGATCCAGCCCAGATTGGCGACAAGCCTAAGTGGTATGCTGCAGGTCTAGATCGTATTTATTGTCAGGTCTGGGACACTGGTAGCTCGTTGGCAAACGCTATAAAGGCAATGAGGGAGCATGAAAGTCAGCCGACTGATGAGAGTGGGTCGGACTCTGACGATGCTGAGAACACCAGTTCCTCCTACTCTTCCTTGAGCGACTTTGTCTCTGAGATGGTGTCATCAGACTTGTCCTCCA GTTATAATTGCTCGCAAGTGGCCCAACCTCAGCAAATGGTTCTATCGGTGGACACTAAGCATGTTTACAACCCACCCAGTTCATTGCAGTATCctgggattgaggaggaggcaaCGGTGAGACCAGAGAGTCCACCGAGTTCCTCTTCCAGCCACAGTGACTTGAGCAGCCCCAGTTTTAACAGGGACTCAGAGTTCGAGCTGAACCCAAAAGCACAGGAAGGCTCGCAGTCGACCAAC GACAAAGAGGAAGGTGGTAGCTTTGAGTCAGACTCTGCATCAACAATAACAGCACGCACAATCCTGAGCGCACAAAGTTCGGTAGGACAGTTCGGAGTAGGCACGGGGTCATTAACCACTCCGACCATCAGCGACACTGAACGTCCTGCCACTTCCCACAGGACCTCACGTGTCAGTAGATTTTGCGTTCCT ATGCAACCCAGTCCAGCCAGTCTTCAGCGTCACCCAAGCGTGGGGAACGTTTTAAGTAGAGGGTCCAGTTTTGGGACTGGCACGGGGCCTATGTTACCCCGACAAatgagcagcagcagcagcaatgaTAACTCTGAGTCGTCCTCTGTTCCTCGGCAACTTTCATTGGGCGCTGGCGCTCAAAAACAGCCTGGGGAAGGGATGCAAAGACAGGGAAGCATCAGCGTCACTGGGAACGGTGTTCTGCGACAGGGTTCTCAAGGATCTCTTTTCGAGCAAATCGCTACTCAGGCGAAGGATTTGGTTAGAGAGACGACTAGACAGAGTAGTCAGGATGGACTCCTTGCACAGATGGACAAG TTAAAACACCAGGCGAAGGAGAAGATCACAGAAGCAGGGGAAGACAGTTTGTTCGCGCCTCTGGAGCAG tTGACGCAGCAGACGAAGAAGGCTATGGGAGAGGCGACCAAATCCGTGCAAGAGGCATCAAAGACGGCTTTGGAAGCGAGTAAAACCGCAGCTGGAGTCAGCAAGAACACTCTTGACGATTTGACATACGTGGGGAAGAGCACTTTCGGAGATTTGACGAAGAGTGCCAAGGAAGTGGCAGCGAAAAAGGGTTTGCTCAAA ggCCTCGGGGAGTCGCAACAATCGCCTCCTCCATCACCAGGAATGATGCAAAGAAGGGATTCGAATAGCACACAATTGGTGGCTTCAGATAATCGCAGTGGGCGCAGGGATATCGGTCGTGATTTCTTCAGCAATATTAGTAGTGATTTAAATGGCATCGCTGCCCAAACGAGCAGCATGTTTAGTGATCTATTTG GCAGTAAAAATAGTTCTAATCGAAATACCGGTCCCCACGCTCAGTCGCAGAAGACGGATAAAAAGACACCAATACTCGGACCTTTCCCCAAGAGTAAAACGGGACTAGTTGAACGTTCATCATTGATAAAACACTCTACAAATAAGAGCAATCAGGAGGACCTCCAGAGGATGCAGAACGCGGAACGGTCTAGTACAAACAGTGACAATCAAGCCTTCCTAACTGAT GTGGTGAACCAAGTTCTAGCTGGTGAGGGTGTTGGGTGGCTCAAGTTGAACAGGCTGAAAAAGCtgatggaggacgagagctaTCGAGATCTAGTAGTCAGCAAGCTGAACAAAGGTCTCAACAAGAAGATCAGCCCTGACGATCACATCGATGACGTG TGCGTCTCAAAACCAGTCTACAAGGGAATGCTAAAGTGCCTTCAAGCAGTGGCTCACGGTCTTGGACACACTTATAATAATTTCGGCCTGGGTGGAATGGCCTCGGTGTTCCAGTTGATGGAAATCGCACATACTCATTACTGGAGCAAGGACACTTCAGAGGGAGGATTTGATAGTTCTCTGATGTCGCAA GCGTCCAGTCCATTTGGTAGCAGGGAGAACCTGAAGTCACCGCAATCCCCATCTCAACCTGAGGTGACGGATGCATCGCAAAAAG AACTGCCTCAAGTTCACCTGGAGATGCCTCCCGAGCACCCGTCGCCAGCGTCAGAGGGGAACCAATCGACGACGGACATGTTCCTCGATATGTTCACTAAAAAAGGAAAGTTCCTCAGCAGGCTAACGTCGTTCGACTCAGAG AGTGGGCGGGGAGGTGGAACGGGAAGCAGCGAAGCTTTGTCCACAGACGGAGGTAGCATTATCACTAATCCTGCTTTTCGGCAAGCGCACCAAGCTTCTTTCCGAAGCACCGTGTCTGATAGCGAGGTCGAGCAAGGCAAT TTCCCTCGTCAAACAAAGCAACGAACGGGCAGTGTCTGGTCCAGCAAATCTTCGCTGAGCACTGGTTTTCGATATCCTGGAGGAAGCTTAGTTCCCACAACTGCGGCGAGTCCAGATGTTGCTAGAACGTACTTATACGAAG GTTTATTGGGAAAAGAGAGATCATCTCTCTGGGACCAGATGCAATTTTGGGAGGATGCATTTCTGGATGCAGTGTCCCAGGAACGTGACATGATAGGCATGGATCAGGGACCGGGAGAGATGATGGAAAG GTACAAAAGTCTGAGTGAAACCGAGAAGAAACGTTTGGAGCATGACGAGGACAGACTGCTGTGCACTTTGCTGCACAACTTGACAGCTATTCTGGTGATGCTGAACGTCGACAAGAACGAGGTGAAGCGTAAAGTGAGGAGACTACTTGGGAAGAGCCACATCGGCTTGATCCACAGTCAGGAGCTTAATCAACTACTCGACAAGATACAAAATTAT TACGGGAACGATATAGACCTGAAACCCCTCACATCTCGGCAGATGCATAGGCAGTCGTTCACGGTGCACGCTGGCGTCGATGCAGAAGGCGACTTAAGGTTCCTCGAGGTTCGTCATGACGGTCTCGTTTTGAGGTCCGTGAATGGCGTGATTGTAGAACGTTGGTGGTACGAACGTCTGGTGAACATGACCTATAGTCCGAAGAACAAAGTATTGTGCCTTTGGCGACGGAATGGAGGGCAAACTCAGCTCCATAAGTATTACACCAAGAAG TGTAAGGAGCTATATTACTGCATAAAAGACGCAATGGAGAAGGCTGCCGCTCGTGGTCGAGGCGCAAATATCGGTATCGAGCTCGGCGGTGAATTTCCGGTCCAAGACATGCGCACCGGCGAGGGTGGTCTACTTCAGGTTTGCATGGAGGGCGTGGGTCTCCTCTTCGCGAACAGCAAG TTTTTTGTAAGACTCGATCATATCCGCAAGTGCTTTACTCAGAAGGATGGGATCTTTGTATTGGAAGAATTCA ATCCTAAAACTAGACAAGTAATTCAACGTAAATATAAGTCGCAAATG GCAGATCAAATCTGCTACTCGGTACTCTGTGTGTTCTCTTACTTGGCCGCTGGATTGGAGAACCGAAAGCAACATCCAAACCAGCAACCACAGCTTCAGCAATCaccgcagcaacagcaacagcaacagaagCAGCAACAACATCAACAACATCAGCAACATCAACAACATCAACAGCATCAACAGCATCAACAGCACCAACAGCATCAACAGCACCAACAGCAATCTCAACGTCAACATTCACAACAGAAACAGtaccagcaacagcaacagcaacagcaacagcaccaACAAACCCAGCAACGTTCACAGCATCAGACTCATCAGCAGCGTCAACAACAGGCTCAACAGCACCAACATTCAGGTAGCAACACAGGCCAAACTGGTCAGAGCCAGAAAACACAATTCGAACCCTTTCCGAAGCATCACTGA